GACTTCCGCTTGGTCTTTGGACAACCAGGAGCAACTCTCCCAAGACCCCGCGGCCGACGTCTTACTGCGCTTTTGTTACTTTGCTATCGCCGAGGACTTTGAAGGTGGGCTCGCGAGCTCGACGATGCTAGTGTACTTCAGTGCTGTACGCGGGCTGTCAACCCCTAACGGCAACGAATACCTCCATCCTCACCGGTTCACCCCTGTCCTAGCGAGACTTATATACTGTTCTCGGTTGGTCTTTCTCGAAGCCGTGCTGCCTCATTTCTCACGTATCTACGGTGGTATTGCACGCCCACCGCGTCACGGGCTGCTGCGAAGGCTCAATGCGGCCCGGCGCGAGTACATGTGTGATGGCACGTTATCGCCCATGGGCGAATTCTTGAGTCTCTTGTCTTACGGCAACGCTCTTCGACGGTCTCAAGGGTCCAATTTCCGATTCCATTGGAGCGATGACGGCGAGGTACTGTCCTGGAATGGCAACCAACGACTTTCGATGGTGGACTTTCGTGGCCTGGCTTGTAAAGTGCTGCGCTCAGTCACAGCATCGTGTTCCCGTTTGATGTATGATTGGGAGCCTACTCACCTCGATTTGTCGCTGATTCGAGATAATCTATCAACGACAACACCGGGCTACTCCTTCGTATCCGATCCCGTCAATCAGCTAACAGATGCCTACCCCGAGTTACTACTGAGAGCATGCATATCCCCGGTCGACGGTCTGCTCCAAGAACAGGGTCAAAACCAGAGTACCTGGGATGCCAAAGCCGCTCGCGCATATTTGGAAGCCCACGATGATCACTTGAAGGGACTAATGGTGCTTTGTAACTTTGACGGCGGCCAGTGCGCACGGATTACGGAGCTGTTGACGCTTGAGTGTTTCAATACTGCTTCAAGAGAGCGAGGTATTGGCTTATGGGATGGAAAGATGTGCTCCATCATTAGACACCACAAGGCTCGACTAGCAACCAACAACGAGTTTTACGTCGTacgcttcttctccaaaccTGTCTCCCGGCTCATATTCCAGTACCTCGTCTACATACGGCCAGTCGCCATAACAATCTTGCTTAAATGTTTTGATATTGAGCATACCAACGCGCTTCTCTTCTCGCCGCTCTCTCAAGTAGGGCAAAAATCAACAACACCCTAGTAACCAATGAccaaatcaactctactagaGTTGATTTTACTGACCCACTTTAAACCTTGTAGGGTTGATTATTGCCAGGGTGTAGAGTTGATTTAACATTATTCTGTATATGGAAATAGTAGTGCTGATCAGAACAGGGGCTCACCCCGGAACGCGACGCGTCCTCTCGCGTAAAGTGTTATGGAGCTATACTGTTTGAAAGTTTCATCGTCGATTGAAGCACAATCGTTATTCAGATCTTACTATTAGTGATCAAGTCACTATGACAATCACTATGACGGCTTCGCaattgcagcctgaaccGTCCAGTACAATTCATCCCTACGTTCTTCTCCCTACATATCGCCTACTCGTGTATCAGATTTGTGGGTTCGTGTCGCACTGGATGTGCTTAAAGTGGATTGAAGGTCGGGTCATTCATAATGAGCAGCAGTAGTGAGTTGATTGGTTCTATCTTCNNNNNNNNNNNNNNNNNNNNNNNNNNNNNNNNNNNNNNNNNNNNNNNNNNNNNNNNNNNNNNNNNNNNNNNNNNNNNNNNNNNNNNNNNNNNNNNNNNNNNNNNNNNNNNNNNNNNNNNNNNNNNNNNNNNNNNNNNNNNNNNNNNNNNNNNNNNNNNNNNNNNNNNNNNNNNNNNNNNNNNNNNNNNNNNNNNNNNNNNNNNNNNNNNNNNNNNNNNNNNNNNNNNNNNNNNNNNNNNNNNNNNNNNNNNNNNNNNNNNNNNNNNNNNNNNNNNNNNNNNNNNNNNNNNNNNNNNNNNNNNNNNNNNNNNNNNNNNNNNNNNNNNNNNNNNNNNNNNNNNNNNNNNNNNNNNNNNNNNNNNNNNNNNNNNNNNNNNNNNNNNNNNNNNNNNNNNNNNNNNNNNNNNNNNNNNNNNNNNNNNNNNNNNNNNNNNNNNNNNNNNNNNNNNNNNNNNNNNNNNNNNNNNNNNNNNNNNNNNNNNNNNNNNNNNNNNNNNNNNNNNNNNNNNNNNNNNNNNNNNGTATTCTATCCCACAGGTTTTACTTTAAATCACCCAGCTTGATTACTaagggctgttgttcctgaggatCATTGAGACCATGCCCGGCCTGCGACATACAGCTACAGTATAATTTATTGATCCATGGTTAATATAACATCTAACCTCTCATAATGGTGGTCGATTGCTTTATCCACCCATGCAAACTCTCGAACTAACATCAGCAAACCATTCAAGTCTGTGAGTTCCAATTCGTAGCACAACATCTTAAACAGATCGACTATCGCCTTCTCTGGTCCTACGTCCGAGGCGACAAGGATAACACTAACACACCATAGTAGCAACCGTCTAGCTGTGCTTCTCTCTGCCAGAACTCAATTTTGTGACATAATTGCTGTAGAAGTTGTCTTCTGACAGTAGCCGACCTTGGAAGTGGGAAGGTAACATGCGTTGCATACAGGAACAATGCAAGCCGGCAAGTCAGATAGATCTCTCGCGACAACTCGATTGCCCCGGGTCCTTGGTCAGAAAGTTGCAGAATTTTCTCCACAGCGGAGCTAGTGTCGGGTGAAGAGAACAAGTTGTGGTGAACATAGTTTCGACAATCaccgagaaggtcaaggaccTCTGGACTAAATGACTCCATCGTGTAGTATTGTAGCACACATGATAGCTGTCCGATCTGTGAAAACGTTGCCACAATTCCTCGATGCACAGGGGGGTTTATATCAAGTAGTTCTTCGAAACCAGATCCGGCACTTTCCAGAGCAAAATGTGAGGCATAAGGTCTAAACAGAATCAGAGGAGAATCTAAGACCATTCTCTTCCCATGGATATCCAGGCAGGGATATATTGGCCTCTGCAGCGTGTTTACCGCACCCATGATGTCAGATAATGAAAGAAGCCAAGCAAGCgcatgatcttgaagagcttcCACTCCACCATGTCGAGCAAGTAGATCTTGTATAATTGTCCAGTGAACCGGGTGGTAATCTCGACTACCATAAATATCCAGGGCGTGGAGGTAGGTAAATGGAGGGTTGAAAGGACTGGGGTCGCGATATATCCGTGCATCGGTTGTTTCGTTAACCGCCAAGTGGAGGATACACATGATAATACTATCGAGAGGTTTTGCTCCAGTGAATGCTTCAACTTCATTCCGCAGGGATTTCAGAGTCAACCCTTTCAAAATGAGTTGCTCTTTTGATCCAGCTTGGTAGGTCGGACCGCCATAGGTTACGTTGAGGACGTCTTGATGGTAGGAAGCTGCCCATAGAACCGCGTACAGGCGTACTTTGTTGTCACATGGGAATACCCAGGATTGATAGCATTTGGACGCATAGGTCAAGGGGCGGAAGTTTGGCCAGATAGAAGTGCATGCAAAATGCAGAATCTCCTGGACTTTCAATTGAGAGGTAGTCTCGTCCAATGGAACCATTGGATCGAAAGCCCCTGCCCCTACATCCCATGCTTGCAAAGGGACAATTTGGCCTGGCGAAGCTGAGGGTTTCCCGCAGACAGAACACAAAAGGCCTTGTCCTGTGTCAGGGGTCGCATACCCCTTTGGCCTAATAGGCTGATACCGTGTATCGCCCGAGACTTCTAGGGTTGGCGATGTAGGAAGTGAGGCTTTGTCGCTGCAGGCACATATATCCCTCCTCTGCCTAAGGAGAAGTTCTCGCTCCATCAGCGCAGCCCCCAGATCAAATCCAATCAAACAAATTGCcaaacaaatcaatcaaatatGCCAAAATTTTATTTCAATCAAACAAATACAAAATCCTCGATTTGAAATAACATTTGATATATTTGATACACAATATGCCATCCAGCGTCCATGCTGCCAGACCGTTGACCGCGCTTTCACAGCTTACCCGGAACCTGGCTGGTGAGCGACCCCAGCCAatcaaagtcatccatcaAGCCTTCCATTAGTGAGCTACCCCAGTACCACGGTCAGGCTGGTGGGGGAGAAAGTAGCTCCTTAACTTTTACGTCCCGTCCTCGCGACATCAAGTCGCGTCGGTGCTAGTTTGTTTACCTTTCAACGCGTACCATTCCTCCCACGAGTCGACGCCTAACCCGATGGAATCCGACGACATCATGCTTCCTTCGCCTCCACCCtctgccttttcttttcttcgaCCACCGAGGAATTTGGCGAGTCAATTCGAGCTGACGACGCAGTCGGCATTGCCAGACCACCCTACTGTTGCAGATCTTCCGCGAGCAGTGTGGAGGAACAAACGATATGTTTTGGAAGAGTCCTTGTCCCGGAAGGGCTCGAAGGGCCGGAAGAGCTGGATCAAGCGCCATGGATTTTTTCTTGTTGAGATCGACACTAACGACAGTCCTTTGAGTCCTTACTGGGCCTGTCGTTTGTGTGACGCGAAGGGTCAGCCTGAGTTCTTCGCCGCTGCTGCTACGAGTTCGGCAGCGGACCATCTCCGCAAGTATGTGAATGTGAATGTGACGTCGCGAGCTTGAGCACTATTGACCAACGCCAGGTCTCACAGGATTTTCGAGAGCAGTCAAGCAGCTGATCCAGATCTGTCAACCGATGAATCTGAACGGCCTAAGCGACGACGCTTGCAGTACAGCGCCGTGCCGCGTGCTAGAGTCAAGATGATCCGAGAACTGAGCCTGGGACTTCTGATCAACACCAATGttcctttttccttcttcagcgATACATTCTTTCAGCAGCTCGCTTGGCAGCTTGACCCTCACCTAGCTGACCAGATACCATGGAGCCGGCAATCGATGGGCCGTTTGCTGGATGACACGTACAAGTCTAAGAAAGATGAGATCAAGCAGGAGCTCTCAGATGCCCTTACTAAAATCCATCTGGGGTTCGACCTGTGGACATCGCCTAATCGGCATGCTGTTATGGCAGTCACAGCTCATTTTCTTGACCGCCAGGGCAAGCACCAGTCGCGCCTATTGGCACTCCGTCGCCAGCTAGGGTGTCATAGCGGAGAAAGTCTTGCGGTGACGCTCGGGCAAGTTGTGCGAGAATGGAAGATAGAGGACCGAGTCGGAACCGTGATCTCGGACAACGCATCTTCAAACGACAGCTGTCTCGTGAACTTTTACGGAGATCTCGACGCAGAGATGAGTCTGGCGGACGTTCGGGCCAGACGTATGCGCTGCTATGGGCATATCCTGAACCTGGTTGCTCGCGCCTTTCTCTACGGCGAAGATTTCGAGTCTTTCGAGGCCGAATCGCAGGTATTTGATCTTCTCGGCCGGCGCGAGGATGACCTACGACACTGGAGAAAGAAAGGGCCGGTGGGAAAGCTCCACAATGTTGTCAAATTCATCAGATCTTCCCCTCAGAGGTGTGAGCTCTTCAAAAGGATCTCACGCGAGAACGACGAAGCACAAGAATACCTCTTGGCGAGTGAGTCGACGGCAGAGCTAGAGGTCGTAATGAATAACGATACGAGATGGAAACTCCACTTATCTCATGATCTCTCGAGCGCTCGTCAAGCAGGGAGACATCAGGGCGTTCTTGGTCCACCCAGAAGTGGAGAAATGGCTACCGGAGGCCGACATGCTGAAGGGAGATGACTGGAGACTGTTGGCAGAAATCAAACTTATTCTTGAGCCATTCTATCTACAGACTATGAGAACGCAGGGCTGGGGGCAGCGAAGGAGGTAACGGACGGCTCTGGGAAGTGATGACGGGTATGGAGTACTTGCTGGAACACCTAGAGGATCGGAAGCTGTTCCATCATGCCGTTCCAGACGAGGCAGGGGGGCAGGACACCAACTCGCAGGCCGAGCTGGCTCGAGGGCGACCAGACCGTAACCGGCAGCTTCCTGCTCGATTTAGGGATTGCGAGACGGATATCCATCCGCGAAAGTCCAGGCAAGGCCCCTTGTCAGATCGTGGCTCGAGACAATGCGATGATGGATCAGGCAAGCCATCAGGATCATTAGGAATCGATGACATGGGAAAGGATCACCGACACTATTTAAGACTGTCCATCATGACTGCCTGGCAGAAACTAAACGAGTACTACACCAAGCTTGGAGACTCACCGTTGTTCGCTGCATCCATCATCCTCCACCCATCACTCGGCATGAACTATCTGGAGGTGAACTGGGCGTCGGAAGAGCAGCTTGTGTGGGTGAGGGATGCCAAAATTGGACTGTCTGACTACTTGGACCGTTGGTACCACTGCAACCGGCCGGTGGATGAGCAGCAGAAGATGATCATGGACACATCGACATCCTTAAGCGTACCAAGGACGACAACTGAAGTTAGCGTGTTCAAGCAATGGATTAAAAGCAGGACAGCGAAGACCACGGTGATGGGAAGCGAGCTTGAGCGGTATCTGCGGCTAGAGCCGCAAGAGACTGAGGATCCAATCGAGTGGTGGATGGCTCACCAGGGACAATTCCCGATGATCAGCCAATTGGCTCTCGATATACTCGCGATACCGGCGATGGCGACTGATTGCGAGAGGTCGTTCAGCCTAGCCAAGCTAACGCTGACGACGCAGAGGCTTTCGATGACGACGGAAACGCTGGAGAAGTTACAATGCCTTAAGAACTGGGTCAGACATGGTGCGGTGAAGCTAGGGGCGACAATAGGTGGGGGGGAGGAGGTCCAATGGGAGATTGGAGATGTTAGCATGGAAGCATAGAGAGTCAGATTTGAAATATTTGAAATATTTGAATAAATATTTCAAACAACAAATCCAGTCTTGAGAGTTATCAAATATCTCAAATATGACCCCGGatttgatttgtttgatttgagGGCAGCGCTGCGCTCCATTGCCGCATTCTGCCTCTGCTGGGATTTCCTTTGGCGATGTGCTTGCTGAAGAAGGATGGACCGAATCGGCCCTGACCTGTCTACCAGCGCCGGGCCTCCGACGAAGATGAGACGTTTCTCCTGGCTCTCTCCACGTCGTGGCGGCATCTGATGTGATGTCGTTCAATCTCTTTGAGTGGAGATTCTGGACCCTTCTTTCGCCATCTGGTAAAGTGGTGGGGCCAAAACCCCTCATTTCCATAGCCATAAACCAGTACCATAAAGATAAGGGAACCTGCAAAAAATATCTAAAACATTATTATCGTTGGTCTTCTAGTCTATAATATGACGCAACGATGAGATTCGAGGAGAGGATGCCAGAGACCGTCGTCAAATTCCACCTACACCAACAATGTCGCAGGCGATAAACTCAGTTTGTGTCGGGTGTTGTCGGATCATCTGATACATCCGCAAGGTAGTGTATCACATCACCCAATAGCACTCCACTATCTCCAAACTTACATAACGGCTTTGAGTTTTGGAGCGACTTCATGACGCTCAACATTAGTTGTCGATGTCGCCGAAGATCCTTGATCTCTGACCAAAGTGAATCATTctcttgaaggagaagggcgGCTTCGGTTGTGCTTTCGGTGTATTTGCAAAGGAGTGCTTCATATTCAGTGCGAGAATGATCCAACTGTTGCTGGAGAGCCTTCTGTAATTGGTCCTTGCGCTCACGAAAGCGACGTTGCGATTCTCGATTTTTCAACCGACGCCTCTGTAATACAGATCAGTCCGTCAATGCTTTTGTTTTGAGAAAACTTCATTCGTACGCTCTTTGCATTCCCAACTGTAGGGATGGTGCAGCCTTCCTGGCCAATTCGTGTTGTGTAGTTGTCCAATGAGGGAGCCATTGTCGGACTAGCAATTAACCCGCTAGTTGAAGTTATCACTCTGCTGAGATGAAGGTTTTGAAAATTCACGTCTCCAAGATTCTAATGCGCGGTCAGCATAGGATTCATGTACTGATATGTAGGAAGATTAGGTACCCCATATATAATATCTGAAGGTGTTGTAGTGCCGTCGACTACAGTCTCGCAAGGCGACAAGAGGGGATAAGTGACCTCATGGTGGAGAATTGTAGATGGCTCATCCAACATGGTTGAAAATGCCATGACAAGAGGCTGATTTTTGTACAAAAATGATTATGATTGAATTAATATAACAAGAAATTGTAGTATATGAAATCGAGGAAGACAACCGACTAGAAGGCATCCTGCTCCTGGCTTGCGGGTGGATGCCCATCTCTTATACTCTCACCTAATGGAAACTGATATGTTCTGGAGACCCGGAACCCTGGATCTTGGCATAAGCGGCAATTTGTCCTACTACATACCGAGCTAACCGAAAGCCGAAGGACCTAATGTCGTAGAGCTTCTCTGGTTTGTGGAAAGTTTACATGGATTTCCTTTATCTTACCGGTCTTTAGCTGCGCCGTACAGATATGTCAGTTCGCTTAAAAACAAGTCCCGAGAATGGAGCGAGCTGAAGACGCTGGCAAATGAGAGATATTGACAGCATTACCTGTCTGGTTATAGCGCGCTCGCTAACTTGAGCCAATCACAACTAAGCAAAGCATTTCTGTATTCGGAATGGCTGCTCCATAATCCTTGGGAGAATCTCTAAAATTAGTTGGAATACTGATGATGTGACGCCTCAGAGCACGTATCAGTTAGAGTTCAGTAGGGAAACGTCCCTACGTGACGTAAGGCATGAGTGAAAATTCTTAATCTCAGTACGGAGAAAGGAACACGGATCGAAAATTGgctaaaataaataaaataatcAATTCCTTAGACTATAGAGTAGGTATTATAGT
This genomic interval from Fusarium oxysporum f. sp. lycopersici 4287 chromosome 3, whole genome shotgun sequence contains the following:
- a CDS encoding hypothetical protein (At least one base has a quality score < 10) yields the protein MVPLDETTSQLKVQEILHFACTSIWPNFRPLTYASKCYQSWVFPCDNKVRLYAVLWAASYHQDVLNVTYGGPTYQAGSKEQLILKGLTLKSLRNEVEAFTGAKPLDSIIMCILHLAVNETTDARIYRDPSPFNPPFTYLHALDIYGSRDYHPVHWTIIQDLLARHGGVEALQDHALAWLLSLSDIMGAVNTLQRPIYPCLDIHGKRMVLDSPLILFRPYASHFALESAGSGFEELLDINPPVHRGIVATFSQIGQLSCVLQYYTMESFSPEVLDLLGDCRNYVHHNLFSSPDTSSAVEKILQLSDQGPGAIELSREIYLTCRLALFLCMSQAGHGLNDPQEQQPLVIKLGDLK
- a CDS encoding hypothetical protein (At least one base has a quality score < 10), which codes for MLPSPPPSAFSFLRPPRNLASQFELTTQSALPDHPTVADLPRAVWRNKRYVLEESLSRKGSKGRKSWIKRHGFFLVEIDTNDSPLSPYWACRLCDAKGQPEFFAAAATSSAADHLRKSHRIFESSQAADPDLSTDESERPKRRRLQYSAVPRARVKMIRELSLGLLINTNVPFSFFSDTFFQQLAWQLDPHLADQIPWSRQSMGRLLDDTYKSKKDEIKQELSDALTKIHLGFDLWTSPNRHAVMAVTAHFLDRQGKHQSRLLALRRQLGCHSGESLAVTLGQVVREWKIEDRVGTVISDNASSNDSCLVNFYGDLDAEMSLADVRARRMRCYGHILNLVARAFLYGEDFESFEAESQVFDLLGRREDDLRHWRKKGPVGKLHNVVKFIRSSPQRCELFKRISRENDEAQEYLLANGNSTYLMISRALVKQGDIRAFLVHPEVEKWLPEADMLKGDDWRLAGGSEGGNGRLWEVMTGMEYLLEHLEDRKLFHHAVPDEAGGQDTNSQAELARGRPDRNRQLPARFRDCETDIHPRKSRQGPLSDRGSRQCDDGSGKPSGSLGIDDMGKDHRHYLRLSIMTAWQKLNEYYTKLGDSPLFAASIILHPSLGMNYLEVNWASEEQLVWVRDAKIGLSDYLDRWYHCNRPVDEQQKMIMDTSTSLSVPRTTTEVSVFKQWIKSRTAKTTVMGSELERYLRLEPQETEDPIEWWMAHQGQFPMISQLALDILAIPAMATDCERSFSLAKLTLTTQRLSMTTETLEKLQCLKNWVRHGAVKLGATIGGGEEVQWEIGDVSMEA